The following are encoded together in the Pseudomonas xantholysinigenes genome:
- a CDS encoding ExbD/TolR family protein has translation MASVNNAHDDDADAAVDSINITPLVDVLMVVLVMFILTATAQVSGIQVQLPKASASVSLAQPKTKAISINDAGQVFLDAYPVTLQELEDRLRSEKARNPDFPLIVRGDAGVQYQKVVEVLDLLRRLELAQVGLVTGKPNQG, from the coding sequence ATGGCATCCGTGAACAACGCCCATGACGACGACGCCGACGCTGCGGTGGACAGCATCAACATCACCCCGTTGGTGGATGTGCTGATGGTGGTGCTGGTGATGTTCATCCTCACTGCCACCGCGCAGGTATCGGGGATCCAGGTGCAGCTGCCCAAGGCCAGCGCCTCGGTGTCGCTGGCCCAGCCCAAGACCAAGGCGATCTCGATCAACGATGCCGGCCAGGTGTTTCTCGACGCCTACCCGGTGACGTTGCAGGAGCTGGAAGACCGCCTGCGCAGTGAAAAGGCGCGCAACCCGGACTTCCCGCTGATCGTGCGCGGCGACGCCGGGGTGCAGTACCAGAAGGTGGTCGAAGTGCTCGACCTGCTGCGCCGCCTCGAACTGGCCCAGGTCGGGCTGGTCACCGGCAAGCCGAACCAAGGGTGA
- a CDS encoding ShlB/FhaC/HecB family hemolysin secretion/activation protein produces the protein MLCLLSTTVAADEPTDRPERRVEINEYVVRGNTVLDAQAIEEAVYPYLGPDRTLADLEGAREALQKSYQARGYQSVFVELPEQKVEGGVVYLNVTETKVGRVRVVGAKHYSPVEIREQVPALEEGKVPDFAQVQDELASLNRTPGRQVMPLVREGQRPGTMDVDLQVEDKQPWSLSLGLNNDHSADTEKLRSVVSLGYNNLWQAGHSVSLTWFTAPEDRDNAEVWSGSYALPLNARWSLQFSGYQSDSDVATVGGTNVLGKGHSYGVSAIYNLPGVGAWAHALSLGVDFKDFDEQVALGGSRDKVPLKYAPITLGYNGYRFTEQDQLSLGLSLVAGTRSLFGYGSDDAAFDYKRYRADSSFALVKGDGSYTFDVAGNWQSATKLAFQLASGPLVSNEQFAAGGATSVRGYLAAERTGDDGVLFSQELRTPSIGRYVGSYISDWRFYLFAEGAHLRLQDALPEQDDSYSLASVGLGTRASVNDWLSGSLDWAVPLKDGANTDKHDPRLHFSVQATF, from the coding sequence CTGCTGTGCCTGCTGTCGACCACGGTGGCCGCTGACGAACCGACGGACAGGCCAGAACGGCGGGTCGAAATCAATGAATACGTGGTGCGTGGCAACACCGTGCTCGACGCCCAGGCCATCGAGGAGGCGGTGTATCCGTACCTCGGCCCGGACAGGACCCTGGCCGACCTCGAGGGCGCCCGCGAGGCCTTGCAGAAAAGCTACCAGGCCCGCGGCTACCAGTCGGTGTTCGTCGAACTGCCGGAGCAGAAGGTCGAGGGCGGTGTGGTCTACCTGAATGTGACCGAGACCAAGGTCGGCCGGGTGCGGGTGGTCGGCGCCAAGCATTACTCGCCGGTGGAGATCCGTGAGCAGGTGCCGGCGCTGGAGGAGGGCAAGGTGCCCGACTTCGCCCAGGTCCAGGATGAGCTGGCCAGCCTCAATCGCACCCCGGGCCGCCAGGTCATGCCGCTGGTGCGCGAGGGCCAGCGGCCCGGCACCATGGATGTCGACCTGCAAGTCGAAGACAAGCAGCCCTGGAGCCTGAGCTTGGGCCTGAACAACGACCACAGCGCCGACACCGAGAAGCTGCGCAGCGTGGTCAGCCTGGGCTACAACAACCTCTGGCAGGCCGGGCACAGCGTGTCGCTGACCTGGTTCACCGCCCCCGAGGACCGCGACAACGCCGAAGTCTGGTCCGGCTCTTACGCGCTGCCGTTGAATGCGCGCTGGTCGTTGCAGTTCTCCGGCTACCAGTCCGACAGCGACGTGGCCACCGTCGGTGGCACCAACGTGCTGGGCAAGGGCCATTCCTATGGCGTCTCGGCCATCTACAACCTGCCGGGCGTCGGTGCCTGGGCCCATGCCTTGTCGCTGGGCGTCGACTTCAAGGATTTCGACGAACAGGTCGCCCTGGGCGGCAGCCGCGACAAGGTGCCGTTGAAGTACGCGCCGATCACCCTGGGCTACAACGGCTACCGCTTCACCGAGCAGGACCAGCTGAGCCTGGGCCTGAGCCTGGTGGCCGGCACCCGCAGCCTGTTCGGCTACGGCAGCGACGATGCGGCGTTCGACTACAAGCGCTACCGCGCCGACTCCAGCTTTGCCCTGGTCAAGGGCGATGGCAGCTACACATTCGATGTCGCCGGCAACTGGCAGAGCGCGACCAAGCTGGCCTTCCAGTTGGCCTCGGGCCCGCTGGTGTCCAACGAGCAGTTCGCCGCCGGCGGCGCCACCTCGGTGCGCGGCTACCTGGCCGCCGAGCGCACCGGCGACGACGGCGTGCTGTTCTCCCAGGAACTGCGCACCCCCTCCATCGGCCGTTACGTCGGCAGCTACATCAGCGACTGGCGCTTCTACTTGTTCGCCGAAGGCGCGCACCTGCGCCTGCAGGACGCACTGCCCGAACAGGATGACAGCTACAGCCTGGCCAGTGTCGGCCTCGGCACTCGCGCCAGCGTCAACGACTGGCTGTCCGGCAGCCTCGACTGGGCCGTGCCGCTCAAGGACGGCGCCAACACCGACAAGCACGACCCGCGCCTGCACTTCAGTGTGCAGGCGACCTTCTGA
- a CDS encoding putative porin, producing the protein MKCPVNRLTLALGLLAAATAVGPAVAHASPSENATVNLIRLLVEQGVLKQDKADALIAQAEREAKEARAASSAPIVAQAPAANGEVRVQYVPAIVRQQIRDEIKAEVLSTAKQEHWAAPNTFPDWASRISFDGDLRLRGESRSYADSNSNEIVDFAKLNDKGPYDVNPNSSSSLPPLLNTREDRDSILRLRARFGLKAQLAENWVAGIRIATGSNNNPVSTTQNLGGGFAKKDLWLDQGYVSWSPSERLTLSGGRIANPFMSTDILYSHDLNFDGLAAIFDQPVNRDLSLFGTVGAFPVQYSDDNATSNGFDKQDSDNKWLYGAQLGAKWAINDHNRLKGAAAYYRFDDIVGERSSPCAPWDGQPGCDSDETRPTFMQKGNTLFLLRDITPNPANPAATPQPQFVGIASEFELLDLNLVWDSDLPHDFKLRSQANYIHNLAYDAGEMRKRSAGQLANNVDENGNIKSGSDAWMVQFTLGNALDMRKAGDWNLFAGYKRIEPDALPDGFNDSSFHLGGTNAKGYFLGGNYGLANNVYATARWLSSEVVYGAPFDIDVLQLEVNTRF; encoded by the coding sequence ATGAAGTGCCCAGTGAACCGATTGACCCTGGCGCTCGGCCTGCTGGCCGCCGCCACCGCGGTCGGTCCGGCCGTCGCCCACGCTTCGCCGTCGGAGAACGCCACCGTCAACCTGATCCGCCTGCTGGTGGAGCAGGGCGTGCTCAAGCAGGACAAGGCCGATGCCTTGATCGCCCAGGCCGAGCGCGAAGCCAAGGAGGCCCGCGCCGCCAGCAGCGCGCCGATCGTCGCCCAGGCCCCGGCGGCCAATGGCGAGGTCCGGGTGCAGTATGTGCCGGCCATCGTCCGCCAGCAGATCCGCGACGAGATCAAGGCCGAGGTGCTGAGCACCGCCAAGCAGGAGCACTGGGCCGCGCCCAACACCTTCCCTGATTGGGCCTCGCGCATCAGCTTCGACGGCGACCTGCGCCTGCGCGGTGAATCGCGCTCGTACGCCGACAGCAACAGCAACGAGATCGTCGATTTCGCCAAGCTCAACGACAAGGGCCCGTACGACGTCAACCCCAACAGCAGCTCGAGCCTGCCGCCGCTGCTCAACACCCGCGAGGACCGCGACAGCATCCTGCGCCTGCGCGCGCGTTTCGGCCTCAAGGCGCAACTGGCCGAAAACTGGGTGGCTGGCATCCGTATCGCCACCGGCTCCAACAACAACCCGGTGTCGACCACCCAGAACCTCGGCGGTGGCTTTGCCAAGAAGGACCTCTGGCTCGACCAGGGCTATGTCAGCTGGAGCCCGAGCGAGCGCCTGACCCTGAGCGGGGGGCGCATCGCCAACCCGTTCATGTCCACCGATATCCTTTACTCCCACGACCTCAACTTCGATGGCCTGGCGGCAATCTTCGACCAGCCGGTGAACCGCGACCTCAGCCTGTTCGGCACCGTCGGCGCGTTCCCCGTGCAGTACAGCGACGACAACGCCACCAGCAACGGTTTCGACAAGCAGGACAGCGACAACAAATGGCTGTATGGCGCCCAGCTCGGCGCCAAGTGGGCGATCAACGATCACAACCGCCTCAAGGGCGCGGCGGCCTACTACCGCTTCGACGATATCGTCGGCGAACGCTCCAGCCCTTGCGCGCCCTGGGATGGCCAGCCCGGCTGCGACAGCGACGAGACCCGCCCGACCTTCATGCAGAAGGGCAACACCCTGTTCCTGCTGCGCGATATCACGCCGAACCCGGCCAACCCGGCGGCCACGCCGCAGCCGCAGTTCGTCGGCATCGCCTCGGAATTCGAGCTGCTCGACCTGAACCTGGTCTGGGACAGCGACCTGCCGCATGACTTCAAGCTGCGCAGCCAGGCCAACTACATCCACAACCTGGCCTACGATGCCGGCGAGATGCGCAAGCGCTCGGCCGGCCAGTTGGCCAACAATGTCGACGAGAACGGCAATATCAAGAGCGGCAGCGACGCCTGGATGGTCCAGTTCACCCTGGGCAATGCCCTGGACATGCGCAAGGCCGGCGACTGGAACCTGTTCGCCGGCTACAAGCGCATCGAGCCCGATGCCTTGCCGGACGGCTTCAACGACTCCAGCTTCCATCTGGGCGGGACCAACGCCAAGGGTTATTTCCTCGGTGGCAACTACGGCCTGGCCAACAACGTCTACGCTACAGCCCGTTGGCTGAGCAGCGAAGTGGTCTACGGCGCGCCGTTTGATATCGATGTGCTACAACTTGAAGTCAACACGCGTTTCTAG
- a CDS encoding YbjN domain-containing protein produces MTEVTLIETVSADSLTQLLQDAGCRVNRTEQNAVVQLLSASQGVGYAVRFGNRAVGKEGEFLDFTFSCALRVQGELPAGLAEHWNASRRFARLSVQGEFLVMEQDVVVADGVSQQHLLGSLVLWDRLLQELIVYLRDYSRNVADQQPAQVAQDQERAS; encoded by the coding sequence ATGACCGAAGTCACCCTGATCGAAACCGTTAGCGCCGACTCCCTGACCCAGTTGCTGCAGGATGCCGGCTGCCGGGTCAACCGCACCGAGCAGAACGCCGTGGTGCAACTGCTCAGCGCCAGCCAGGGCGTGGGCTATGCCGTACGTTTCGGCAATCGCGCCGTGGGCAAGGAAGGCGAGTTCCTCGACTTCACCTTCAGTTGCGCCCTGCGCGTCCAGGGCGAGCTGCCGGCGGGCCTGGCCGAGCACTGGAACGCCAGCCGCCGTTTCGCCCGCCTGTCGGTGCAAGGTGAGTTCCTGGTGATGGAGCAGGATGTGGTGGTCGCCGACGGCGTCAGCCAGCAGCATCTGCTGGGCAGCCTGGTGCTGTGGGACCGGCTGCTGCAGGAACTGATCGTCTACCTGCGCGACTACAGCCGCAACGTTGCCGACCAGCAGCCCGCCCAGGTCGCCCAAGACCAAGAGCGCGCCTCGTGA
- a CDS encoding DUF2341 domain-containing protein — MQRLILTLLLCLGFALPGSASAWWQDDWMYRKQIAVDTTPQGAGLTQALGRTALLVRLHTGNFSFDGVSETGADLRFVSADDKTVLNHHVEQFDPLMGIALIWVDLPRIEAGQRQDLWMYYGNPKAQAPNGQPSFDADYTALYHFDGATARDASPYNNLLQGPTVSVDGVIGRAIQLGGQALQLPASASLQLPAGGAFTFSAWLRQDQAQGEQLLMARREAGHHLLLGLAQGVPFVEVDGQRGTANQALAAGQWQHLALVGEGGNLTLLVEGQPVARLAASLAAFTGAIGIGGDLPPAEGEAASHFAPFVGALDELRVSRVARTQTSLQADVLAQGAESRLVVYGVDEEQSGFGFGGLGFLLKAVPVDAWVIIAILVLMMVQSWVIMLRKQRTLNRVTGANAQFRARFATVGTQLEQFADDHALQERLRDSSLWRLYQVAVQEIRTRRAQGADTTAVSAATIEAIRCSMDGVRTRENQALSAQLSSLSNAIAGGPYIGLLGTVLGIMVVFLGTAMAGDVNINAIAPGMAAALLATAMGLFVAIPALFGYNRLTTRNREVSADMRVFVDEFITRLAELHGEGQAGEAAPPITARGFSPPVPA, encoded by the coding sequence ATGCAACGCCTGATATTGACCCTGCTGCTGTGCCTGGGCTTCGCCCTGCCGGGCAGCGCCAGCGCCTGGTGGCAGGACGACTGGATGTACCGCAAGCAGATCGCCGTGGACACCACGCCCCAGGGCGCCGGCCTGACCCAGGCGCTGGGCCGCACCGCGCTTCTGGTGCGCCTGCACACCGGCAACTTCAGCTTCGACGGGGTCAGCGAGACCGGCGCCGACCTGCGCTTCGTCAGCGCCGACGACAAGACCGTGCTCAACCACCATGTCGAGCAGTTCGACCCGTTGATGGGCATCGCGCTGATCTGGGTCGACCTGCCGCGCATCGAGGCCGGCCAGCGCCAGGACCTGTGGATGTACTACGGCAACCCCAAGGCCCAGGCCCCCAACGGCCAGCCGAGCTTCGATGCCGACTACACCGCGCTCTACCATTTCGACGGCGCCACGGCGCGGGATGCCAGCCCCTACAACAACCTGTTGCAAGGGCCGACGGTCAGTGTCGATGGCGTGATCGGCCGGGCCATCCAGCTCGGCGGCCAGGCCCTGCAACTGCCGGCCAGCGCCTCGCTGCAACTGCCCGCCGGCGGCGCCTTCACCTTCAGCGCCTGGCTGCGCCAAGACCAGGCGCAGGGTGAACAATTGCTCATGGCCCGCCGCGAGGCCGGCCACCACCTGCTGCTGGGCCTGGCCCAGGGCGTGCCCTTCGTCGAGGTCGATGGCCAGCGGGGTACTGCCAACCAGGCACTGGCCGCCGGGCAATGGCAACACCTGGCGCTGGTGGGCGAGGGCGGCAACCTGACCCTGCTGGTCGAAGGCCAGCCGGTGGCACGCCTGGCCGCCAGCCTCGCGGCCTTCACTGGCGCAATCGGCATCGGTGGTGACCTACCACCGGCCGAGGGCGAGGCGGCGAGCCACTTCGCGCCCTTTGTCGGTGCCTTGGACGAGCTGCGTGTTTCCCGCGTCGCCCGCACCCAGACCAGCCTGCAAGCCGACGTGCTGGCCCAGGGCGCCGAGTCGCGGCTGGTGGTGTACGGCGTCGACGAGGAGCAGTCGGGCTTCGGCTTCGGTGGCCTGGGCTTCCTGCTCAAGGCCGTGCCGGTGGATGCCTGGGTGATCATCGCCATCCTGGTGCTGATGATGGTGCAGTCGTGGGTGATCATGCTGCGCAAGCAACGCACCCTGAACCGCGTCACTGGCGCCAACGCGCAGTTCCGCGCGCGCTTCGCCACGGTCGGCACGCAACTGGAACAGTTCGCCGACGATCATGCCTTGCAGGAGCGCTTGCGCGACTCGTCGCTGTGGCGTCTGTACCAGGTGGCCGTGCAGGAAATCCGCACCCGCCGCGCCCAGGGCGCCGATACCACCGCGGTGTCGGCCGCCACCATCGAGGCGATCCGCTGCTCCATGGACGGCGTGCGCACCCGTGAGAACCAGGCGCTGTCGGCACAGCTGTCGAGCCTGTCCAACGCCATTGCCGGTGGCCCGTACATCGGCCTGCTCGGCACCGTGCTGGGGATCATGGTGGTGTTCCTCGGCACCGCCATGGCCGGCGATGTGAACATCAATGCCATCGCCCCGGGCATGGCCGCCGCGCTGCTGGCCACGGCCATGGGCCTGTTCGTCGCGATCCCCGCGCTGTTCGGCTACAACCGCCTGACCACGCGCAATCGCGAAGTCAGCGCCGACATGCGGGTATTCGTCGACGAGTTCATCACCCGCCTGGCCGAGCTGCACGGCGAGGGCCAGGCCGGCGAAGCCGCGCCGCCGATCACCGCGCGTGGCTTCAGCCCGCCGGTTCCGGCGTGA
- a CDS encoding DNA repair protein, with protein sequence MNKGAYRHCCTWLMLALGASLAASASADTLEERLRAQLRGTTQQLQALQSEQAQASAARQAAEQQRDAALGQVRELTAQLAKARGHSEQLAGQQQAVHSQAQALVASSNEQLHKYKQAYDELLGMARAKESERAALQAQLAERDGQVQQCQARNQQMYGAAKEMLAAFEKVDIADVVKMRQPFAGGARVRFEELAQAYGDRLYESQFDAPKGATQ encoded by the coding sequence ATGAACAAGGGAGCTTACCGCCATTGCTGTACCTGGCTGATGCTGGCCCTGGGCGCGAGCCTGGCGGCCTCGGCGTCGGCCGATACCCTCGAGGAACGCCTGCGCGCCCAGCTGCGCGGCACCACCCAGCAACTGCAGGCCCTGCAGAGCGAACAGGCTCAGGCCAGCGCGGCGCGCCAGGCCGCCGAACAGCAGCGCGACGCCGCGCTGGGCCAGGTGCGCGAGCTCACCGCGCAACTGGCCAAGGCCCGCGGCCACAGCGAGCAACTGGCCGGGCAGCAGCAGGCCGTGCACAGCCAGGCCCAGGCCCTGGTGGCCAGCAGCAATGAACAACTGCACAAGTACAAGCAGGCCTATGACGAACTGCTGGGCATGGCGCGCGCCAAGGAAAGCGAACGCGCCGCCTTGCAGGCACAACTGGCCGAGCGCGACGGCCAGGTGCAGCAGTGCCAGGCCCGCAACCAGCAAATGTACGGGGCGGCCAAGGAGATGCTGGCCGCCTTCGAAAAGGTCGATATCGCCGATGTGGTGAAGATGCGCCAGCCGTTCGCCGGCGGCGCCCGGGTTCGTTTCGAGGAACTGGCCCAGGCCTATGGCGACCGACTCTACGAAAGCCAGTTCGACGCCCCCAAGGGCGCGACCCAGTGA
- a CDS encoding transposase gives MGSMERYTKVGMQELDQRLAKIVEAARKQPVSVYRYGAPWVWIVSQEDWQGALREVASCVPPGHSLALLKPRIEALLAEHRGALALLAEQQGMIIAPHTLMHVLLLQLLYSVPSEKQLYEQLTYNLLFRWFTGLELKSRVWNFSLFSHDLGVLLASPMAVSLLQRMVDEVLGASLQAMPEFSLNLGLLHSWLARHDNH, from the coding sequence ATGGGATCTATGGAACGCTACACGAAAGTGGGAATGCAGGAGCTCGACCAACGCCTGGCGAAGATCGTCGAGGCCGCGCGCAAGCAGCCGGTCTCGGTGTATCGCTACGGCGCGCCGTGGGTCTGGATCGTTTCCCAGGAAGACTGGCAGGGCGCCCTGCGCGAGGTCGCCAGCTGCGTGCCGCCCGGGCACTCGCTGGCGCTGCTCAAGCCGCGCATCGAGGCGCTGCTGGCCGAGCACCGTGGCGCACTGGCGCTGCTGGCCGAACAACAGGGCATGATCATCGCCCCGCATACCCTGATGCACGTGCTGCTGCTGCAGCTGCTGTATTCGGTGCCCAGCGAGAAGCAGCTCTACGAACAGCTCACCTACAACCTGTTGTTCCGCTGGTTCACCGGCCTGGAACTGAAGTCGCGGGTGTGGAACTTCAGCCTGTTCAGCCATGACCTCGGCGTGCTGCTGGCCAGCCCCATGGCCGTGTCGTTGCTGCAGCGCATGGTCGACGAAGTGCTCGGCGCCAGCCTGCAGGCGATGCCCGAGTTCAGCCTCAACCTGGGCCTGCTGCACAGCTGGCTGGCCCGCCACGACAACCACTAG
- a CDS encoding TonB family protein: MEPRANLRRLLTWAVLAVAGAGLAWLLWQWANDMAGVRREAPKVPAIIPLPPPPPPPPPEPPKEPEPPVEEKSVEPQPVPEAEEVKPAEQAPDPAQDLADPMQMDGDAQAGGDSFNIGAGKGGGMAGGGGGGLGSGTYSQYLAYAFQRLLRDNPELRNLVFNLQAEIWLSAAGEITRVELLRGSGEPEVDAQVLAALRAARALDQRPPASLTLPVKVALQGRRP, encoded by the coding sequence ATGGAACCTAGAGCCAACCTTCGCCGGCTGCTGACCTGGGCCGTACTCGCCGTGGCCGGCGCCGGCCTGGCCTGGCTGCTGTGGCAGTGGGCCAATGACATGGCCGGGGTGCGCCGCGAGGCGCCCAAGGTGCCGGCGATCATCCCATTGCCACCGCCGCCGCCACCGCCGCCGCCCGAACCACCGAAAGAGCCCGAGCCGCCGGTGGAAGAAAAGAGCGTCGAGCCGCAACCGGTACCGGAAGCCGAAGAGGTCAAGCCCGCCGAACAGGCGCCGGACCCGGCCCAGGACCTGGCCGACCCGATGCAGATGGACGGCGACGCCCAGGCCGGCGGCGACAGCTTCAACATCGGCGCCGGCAAGGGCGGCGGCATGGCCGGTGGTGGCGGCGGTGGCCTGGGCAGCGGCACCTACAGCCAGTACCTGGCCTATGCCTTCCAGCGCCTGCTGCGCGACAACCCCGAGCTGCGCAACCTGGTGTTCAACCTGCAGGCCGAAATCTGGCTCAGCGCCGCAGGCGAGATCACCCGGGTCGAGCTGCTGCGCGGCAGCGGTGAACCCGAGGTCGACGCTCAGGTGCTCGCCGCCCTGCGCGCCGCCCGCGCCCTCGACCAGCGTCCACCGGCCAGCCTCACCTTGCCGGTGAAAGTCGCCTTGCAGGGGCGCCGGCCATGA